From a single Piliocolobus tephrosceles isolate RC106 unplaced genomic scaffold, ASM277652v3 unscaffolded_24966, whole genome shotgun sequence genomic region:
- the LOC111552260 gene encoding protein FAM183BP, producing the protein MAGHPKERVVTDEVHQNQILRELYLKELRTQKLYTQYHVNPLRKVHRITRKPMSWHDNLEEPADARFLNLIHHAAQGPRKKYPEAQTENQEIGWDSEPLVDPERSDHRMNHFRVYNDITLYKAKMWSLGEDDRHE; encoded by the coding sequence ATGGCGGGACACCCGAAAGAGAGGGTGGTCACAGATGAGGTCCATCAGAACCAGATCTTGCGGGAGCTGTACCTCAAAGAGTTACGAACCCAGAAACTCTACACTCAGTACCACGTGAATCCCCTGCGCAAGGTTCACAGGATAACGAGGAAGCCCATGTCTTGGCATGATAACCTGGAGGAACCCGCAGACGCCAGGTTTCTGAATCTcattcaccatgctgcccaggggCCAAGGAAGAAGTACCCGGAGGCACAAACTGAAAACCAGGAAATTGGGTGGGACTCAGAGCCCTTGGTCGACCCGGAACGCAGTGACCACAGAATGAACCACTTTAGGGTCTACAATGACATCACTCTGTACAAAGCTAAAATGTGGAGCTTGGGAGAAGATGATCGCCACGAGTAG